One window from the genome of Rhipicephalus sanguineus isolate Rsan-2018 unplaced genomic scaffold, BIME_Rsan_1.4 Seq2182, whole genome shotgun sequence encodes:
- the LOC125756589 gene encoding uncharacterized protein LOC125756589 produces MLYVAGLEQALVESGVGFAFRLRIGGVAQTWTLPGLVFADDLVLLAERSSDLQRLVTPAADHLKSLGLHFNAKKSAILQFSGVETIDVQLPDGGSIPVSDKYRYLGVNLCTSADLYDKQEEHVRQASVRAANVLRRRSLWGCNRFVLVRELWKAVHVPVLTFANAVICLSAATRQWLERGQREVGRLALACHGRVAVEAVQGDLGWSSYEAREARSKAAYEGRLRLMNDQRWARRVFRYTAIKGMNTPWRRRLHTLCRKYSLFTDPVQEDSERKWAVRVRNRVQEAETSVWQAAMEQKPSLALYRAHKTTISAERLYDNSAGSALLFEARAGALRTRVYRRHFDPSLADGTVQCRTCGKDEESIEHLVLHCERLWPRQTDGATLPEALGFVKDCGASIDGSRDTNVHPLAATAITKARLLQWWSGRQ; encoded by the exons ATGCTATATGTGGCGGGACTCGAGCAGGCACTCGTGGAATCGGGAGTTGGCTTCGCGTTCCGACTCAGGATTGGTGGAGTGGCGCAGACATGGACGCTGCCCGGCTTGGTGTTCGCTGATGATCTAGTACTACTGGCTGAGCGCAGCAGTGACCTTCAGAGGTTGGTAACACCGGCAGCCGACCACCTGAAGAGTCTGGGCCTTCACTTCAATGCCAAAAAATCGGCCATATTGCAGTTTTCAGGCGTGGAGACCATTGATGTGCAGCTTCCCGACGGAGGAAGCATTCCGGTATCAGACAAGTACCGGTATCTCGGTGTCAACCTTTGCACCTCCGCAGATCTCTATGacaagcaagaggagcacgttcgacAGGCTTCTGTGAGGGCCGCCAACGTGTTGCGACGGCGGAGCCTGTGGGGGTGCAACCGGTTTGTACTGGTGCGCGAACTGTGGAAGGCAGTACATGTGCCAGTGCTGACATTCGCCAACGCCGTCATCTGCCTGTCCGCAGCAACACGCCAGTGGTTGGAAAGAGGCCAGCGTGAGGTTGGGCGACTGGCGCTGGCGTGTCATGGACGTGTAGCGGTCGAAGCTGTGCAAGGTGACCTCGGATGGTCAAGTTACGAGGCACGAGAGGCAAGGAGCAAGGCGGCCTACGAAGGCCGTCTTCGCCTCATGAACGACCAGCGGTGGGCCCGTCGTGTATTTAGATACACAGCTATCAAGGGCATGAACACACCATGGCGCAGGCGTCTCCACACTCTGTGCCGCAAGTACTCCCTTTTTACTGACCCCGTCCAGGAGGACAGTGAGAGAAAATGGGCAGTAAGAGTACGGAATAGAGTGCAGGAAGCTGAGACGTCGGTGTGGCAGGcggctatggagcagaaacctagcCTAGCCCTATACAGAGCCCACAAGACCACCATCTCCGCCGAACGCTTATACGACAATAGTGCCGGCAGTGCActtctgtttgaggcccgtgctggagcgctccgcactcgggtgtatcggcgtcacttcgacccGTCGTTGGCTGACGGCACTGTGCAGTGCAGGACATGCGGGAAAGACGAGGAGAGCATTGAACACCTGGTGCTTCACTGCGAACGCCTCTGGCCTCgtcagacagatggcgccacactaccggaggcactcggctttgtgaaagactgtggcgcatccataga CGGCAGCCGCGATACCAACGTGCACCCcctggcagcgacagcaataacaaaagcaaggcttctgcagtggtggtcagggagacagtga